The following coding sequences lie in one Chionomys nivalis chromosome 8, mChiNiv1.1, whole genome shotgun sequence genomic window:
- the Arap1 gene encoding arf-GAP with Rho-GAP domain, ANK repeat and PH domain-containing protein 1 isoform X7: MEFLRNNQSTEVPRLDSVKPLEKHYSVILPTVSHSGFLYKTASAGKPLQDRRAREEFSRRWCVLSDGVLSYYENERAVTPNGEIRAGEIVCLAVSPLDTHGFEHTFEVYTEGERLYLFGLENAELAHEWVKCIAKAFVSPLAEDLLTRDFERLGRLPYKAGLSLQQAQEGWFALAGSELRAVFPEGPWEEPLQLRRLQELSIQGDSENQVLVLVERRRTLYIQGERRLDFMGWLGAIQKAAASLGDTLSEQQLGDSDIPVIVYRCVDYITQCGLTSEGIYRKCGQTSKTQRLLESLRQDARSVHLKEGEQHVDDVSSALKRFLRDLPDGLFTRAQRLAWLEASEIEDEEEKISRYRELLVHLPPVNRATVKALVSHLYCVQCFSDTNQMNTHNLAIVFGPTLFQTDGQDYKAGKVVEDLINHYVVVFSVDEEELRKQREEVTAIVKMRVAGTASGTQHAGDFICTVYLEEKKEETEQHVKIPASMTAEELVLEILDRRSVSIREKDYWTCFEVNEKEEAERPLHFAEKVLPIVHGLGIDSHLVVKKYQSMEAMLLYLASRVGDTKHGMMKFREDRSLLGLGLPSGGFHDRYFILNSSCLRLYKEVRSQRPWSGAPETSHRPEREWPVKSLRVYLGVKKKLRPPTCWGFTVVHETEKHEKQQWYLCCDTQMELREWFATFLSVQHEGLVWPSEPSRVSRAVPEVRMGSVSLIPLRGSENEMRRSVAAFTADPLSLLRHV, from the exons ATGGAGTTTCTACGGAATAACCAGAGCACAG AGGTCCCTCGGCTGGACTCAGTGAAGCCCTTGGAAAAGCACTACTCCGTTATCCTGCCAACTGTGAGCCACAGTGGCTTCCTGTACAAAACTGCTTCTGCTGGCAAGCCTCTACAGGACCGCCGTGCCCGGGAAG agttcagCCGGCGCTGGTGCGTCCTTAGTGACGGGGTCCTGAGTTACTACGAGAACGAACGGGCAGTGACGCCCAATGGGGAGATCCGGGCTGGTGAGATTGTGTGCCTGGCAGTTTCCCCTCTGGACACCCATGG CTTCGAGCACACCTTTGAGGTGTACACAGAGGGAGAACGGCTGTACCTGTTTGGACTGGAGAATGCAGAGCTGGCTCATGAATGGGTCAAATGCATTGCCAAG GCTTTCGTGTCTCCCCTGGCTGAGGACCTGCTAACCCGGGACTTTGAGCGGCTTGGGCGCCTACCCTACAAAGCTGGCCTGAGCCTCCAGCAGGCTCAGGAAGGCTGGTTCGCCTTGGCTGGCTCTGAACTCCGGGCTGTCTTCCCTGAGGGGCCCTGGGAAGAACCACTGCAACTCCGGAGATTGCAAGAACTTT CTATCCAAGGAGATAGCGAGAACCAAGTTTTGGTGCTGGTAGAACGGAGGAG GACACTGTACATCCAGGGTGAGCGGCGACTGGACTTCATGGGTTGGCTTGGGGCCATCCAGAAAGCAGCAGCCAGCTTGGGAGACACACTGTCCGAGCAACAGCTTGGGGACTCAGACATTCCAGTGATCGTGTACCGCTGTGTGGACTACATCACACAGTGTG GCTTGACTTCAGAGGGTATCTATCGCAAGTGCGGTCAGACCTCTAAGACCCAGAGACTCCtggagagcctgaggcaggacGCTCGCTCTGTGCACCTCAAGGAGGGCGAGCAGCATGTGGATGATGTCTCCTCAGCGCTCAAACGCTTCCTGAGGGACCTGCCCGATGGGCTCTTCACTCGTGCACAGCGCCTGGCCTGGCTGGAGGCCTCTG AGATCGAGGATGAAGAGGAAAAGATCTCCAGGTACCGAGAGCTCTTGGTGCATCTGCCTCCTGTCAACCGGGCGACTGTGAAGGCCCTAGTCAGCCATCTGTACTG TGTACAGTGCTTCTCAGACACAAACCAAATGAACACGCACAACCTGGCCATTGTATTTGGGCCCACGCTCTTCCAGACAGACGGGCAGGACTACAAGGCAGGCAAAGTGGTGGAAGATCTCATCAACCACTATGTGGTGGTGTTCAGC GTGGACGAGGAGgagctgaggaagcagagggaggaagtCACTGCCATTGTGAAGATGCGAGTAGCTGGCACTGCCAGTGGGACCCAG CATGCGGGTGACTTCATCTGTACTGTGTAcctggaggagaagaaggaggagactGAACAGCATGTCAAG atcccagcatccatgaCAGCAGAGGAGCTTGTTCTGGAGATCCTAGACCGGCGCAGTGTGAGCATCAGGGAAAAGGACTACTGGACCTGCTTCGAGGTCAacgagaaggaggaggcag AGCGCCCGTTACACTTTGCGGAGAAGGTGCTGCCCATTGTGCACGGGCTGGGCATCGACAGCCACCTGGTGGTGAAGAAGTACCAGTCCATGGAGGCCATGCTGTTGTATCTGG CCAGCCGTGTGGGGGACACCAAGCACGGCATGATGAAGTTCCGGGAAGACCGAAGCCTCCTGGGTCTGGGGCTGCCCTCGGGTGGCTTCCACGATCGCTACTTCATTCTCAACAGCAGCTGCCTACGACTCTACAAGGAGGTTCGG AGCCAAAGGCCGTGGAGCGGGGCCCCCGAGACC AGTCACCGGCCTGAGAGGGAGTGGCCAGTCAAGAGCCTCAGAGTCTACCTGGGTGTAAAGAAGAAACTGCGGCCACCTACTTG CTGGGGCTTCACAGTGGTGCATGAGACGGAGAAGCACGAGAAGCAGCAGTG GTACCTCTGCTGTGACACGCAGATGGAACTCCGGGAGTGGTTTGCCACCTTCCTCTCTGTACAG CACGAAGGCCTGGTATGGCCCTCAGAGCCTTCTAGAGTGTCCCGGGCAGTGCCCGAGGTCCGGATGGGCAGTGTATCGCTGATCCCTCTGCGTGGCAGTGAAAATGAGATGCGCCGGAGTGTGGCGGCTTTCACCGCCGATCCCCTCTCT